The following proteins are co-located in the Heliorestis convoluta genome:
- a CDS encoding TAXI family TRAP transporter solute-binding subunit — MFNQLKKKTVTLFAAAVLSTSLLLTGCGDTSGQIDGRPSSMTIGSASIGGTYYVYAGGMSQIIERATGIPTGVEVTGGPNHNMTLIHNGQLELGLVTMGPAYEAWHGEGDWTNGVEHRNVRVIFPMYNTYSQWWATENSGITTVRDLEGRIVGVGPQGGTAGTYHPRILELLGVNATVRHAGISDLVSQHLDGQLHANSFAAGLPVASVLEMSNQRRIVMFGIDGEDRDKVIAQFPYFTPAVIPASSYDFLQKDVETIGVWNMAVAHKDLDDDLVYDIVKGIFDNVNTLQQVHSAASETAIENIDKNTWMWMHPGAIRYFEEQGIELNPNVYPPEYKK, encoded by the coding sequence TTGTTCAACCAGCTAAAGAAGAAAACAGTCACACTTTTTGCAGCTGCCGTTCTATCAACGTCTTTGCTACTTACAGGATGCGGCGATACAAGCGGCCAGATTGATGGTAGACCCTCTTCAATGACCATTGGATCGGCTTCCATCGGTGGAACCTACTATGTTTATGCTGGTGGCATGTCTCAGATTATTGAGAGAGCTACAGGAATCCCAACGGGCGTTGAAGTAACGGGTGGTCCCAATCACAATATGACCTTGATTCATAATGGTCAACTTGAATTAGGTCTTGTTACGATGGGTCCTGCCTACGAAGCTTGGCATGGCGAAGGCGATTGGACCAATGGCGTGGAACATCGCAACGTACGCGTTATTTTCCCCATGTACAATACCTATTCACAATGGTGGGCTACGGAAAATTCCGGCATAACAACTGTTCGTGATCTAGAAGGAAGAATTGTCGGCGTAGGGCCACAAGGTGGAACAGCTGGTACATACCATCCTCGTATCTTAGAGTTGCTAGGTGTTAATGCAACAGTTCGTCATGCCGGCATCAGTGATCTTGTAAGTCAGCACTTAGATGGCCAATTGCATGCCAATAGTTTTGCGGCGGGCCTACCTGTTGCAAGTGTCTTGGAAATGTCCAATCAGCGTAGAATTGTGATGTTTGGAATTGATGGAGAAGATAGAGACAAAGTTATTGCCCAATTCCCTTATTTTACACCTGCTGTTATCCCTGCTAGCTCCTATGACTTCTTGCAAAAAGATGTAGAAACCATTGGAGTCTGGAATATGGCTGTGGCTCATAAAGATTTAGATGATGATCTGGTCTATGACATTGTAAAAGGTATTTTTGACAATGTTAATACCTTACAGCAAGTACACAGTGCCGCTTCTGAGACAGCGATTGAGAACATTGACAAGAATACTTGGATGTGGATGCATCCAGGCGCCATTCGCTATTTTGAAGAGCAAGGCATTGAGCTGAACCCCAATGTTTATCCACCTGAATATAAGAAATAA
- a CDS encoding DsrE family protein, which produces MEKKKVLIHINDMVGWMKAFNGLGHFLNVVGEEKAEVRVIVNGPGVCGCPTANTLESNAQALAKCGSNRPENLMVQARELHARGVTFVACRNALEKHFITEEMIESIFTLVDSSIVEMIERQQEGYAYIKM; this is translated from the coding sequence TTGGAAAAGAAAAAAGTCTTAATTCACATCAACGATATGGTAGGTTGGATGAAAGCTTTTAATGGTCTCGGTCACTTTCTCAATGTAGTAGGAGAAGAAAAGGCAGAAGTACGAGTGATTGTCAACGGTCCTGGTGTTTGTGGTTGTCCTACAGCTAACACCCTTGAAAGCAATGCCCAAGCTTTGGCCAAATGCGGTTCCAATCGACCAGAGAATCTGATGGTGCAAGCGCGCGAATTGCATGCTCGAGGTGTTACTTTTGTAGCTTGCCGTAATGCATTGGAGAAACATTTTATTACAGAAGAAATGATTGAATCAATTTTTACTCTTGTGGACTCTTCTATCGTAGAAATGATAGAGCGTCAACAAGAAGGGTATGCCTATATTAAAATGTAG
- a CDS encoding methylenetetrahydrofolate reductase: MTRIVVELVPRTEEVLRGELETIQNHFPIVEGINIPELLRFDIRSWDACAIVKDFYQKAIPHIRSIDINPQEPLPMAERLVDLAIQEVLVVTGDPPADMRSKVYPCNSIDMIKKFKRELPHIKVYAAIDPYRKSISKEADYIKRKIDAGADGFFTQPFFDLRLMEIYGELFQDTEVYWGLSPVTSEKSVSYWETKNHVVFPRDFAPTLEWNVDFARKALQFARQQGGHVYFMPIRLDVKSYLQGVFA; encoded by the coding sequence ATGACCCGTATTGTTGTTGAACTGGTTCCGCGAACAGAAGAAGTGCTCCGCGGGGAGCTTGAAACGATTCAGAATCACTTCCCCATCGTGGAAGGAATCAATATTCCAGAGCTGCTTCGTTTTGATATTCGCAGTTGGGATGCCTGTGCTATCGTCAAAGACTTTTATCAAAAGGCCATTCCTCATATCCGCTCCATCGATATTAACCCCCAAGAACCACTGCCTATGGCCGAGCGCTTGGTAGATCTAGCGATTCAAGAAGTTCTTGTTGTTACAGGCGATCCACCGGCCGATATGCGCAGCAAAGTCTATCCTTGCAATTCTATCGACATGATTAAGAAGTTTAAGAGGGAATTGCCTCACATCAAAGTGTACGCTGCCATCGATCCCTATCGAAAAAGCATCTCTAAAGAAGCCGATTACATTAAACGCAAAATTGATGCTGGTGCCGATGGCTTCTTTACGCAGCCTTTTTTTGACCTTCGTTTGATGGAGATCTACGGTGAGTTATTCCAAGATACAGAAGTCTACTGGGGCTTGTCACCGGTTACTTCAGAAAAATCAGTAAGCTACTGGGAAACAAAAAACCACGTCGTCTTCCCACGGGACTTTGCGCCCACACTGGAATGGAACGTGGATTTCGCTCGAAAAGCTCTTCAGTTTGCGCGCCAACAAGGTGGTCATGTCTATTTCATGCCCATACGCCTAGACGTTAAAAGTTATTTGCAAGGCGTTTTTGCATAG
- a CDS encoding ferritin-like domain-containing protein: MSLHDIRGRFAIPEPYPEIKVAGKNIFYAQLLLDPYASNVSEVNAINQYLYHYFRFDHACLKDIAELEEGISIVEMYHMEILAELILKLGGDPRYVDSKNCSYNASFVYYGRHVLDMLAADMEAERSAILQYRRLIDQIDDPYVKAILRRIIKDEQHHLKLFTEAYRRYQQKAGRTVKVE; this comes from the coding sequence ATGTCTTTGCACGATATTCGAGGGCGCTTTGCCATTCCGGAACCCTATCCAGAAATCAAGGTAGCCGGAAAAAACATATTCTATGCGCAACTGCTTCTTGATCCCTACGCTTCCAATGTAAGCGAAGTCAATGCTATCAACCAGTATTTGTACCATTACTTTCGCTTTGATCATGCTTGCCTGAAAGACATTGCAGAACTAGAAGAAGGAATTTCAATCGTAGAAATGTACCACATGGAAATATTAGCGGAACTCATCTTAAAATTAGGTGGCGATCCACGCTATGTAGACAGCAAGAACTGTTCTTACAATGCGTCCTTTGTCTACTATGGTCGTCATGTCTTAGATATGTTAGCAGCTGATATGGAAGCAGAAAGAAGCGCTATATTACAGTATCGCCGTTTGATTGATCAAATTGACGATCCCTATGTAAAAGCCATCTTGCGAAGAATTATCAAAGACGAACAACATCATCTGAAGCTTTTTACAGAAGCTTATCGACGCTATCAACAAAAAGCAGGTCGAACCGTTAAAGTAGAATAA
- a CDS encoding DNA/RNA nuclease SfsA, with translation MLHTHVTNKVVQHLLETNRVPGLEGATITKAEATVGHHRFDFLLHHQGRPYMLEVKSCTLFEGAIAMFPDAVTERGRSHLESLAQLAQSEDMGCGVLFLVQWPKGRFFLPDYHSDLAFSQTFYALRDKIDYKALAVTWNHDLTLAEGQAELAIPWEFLSEEIQDGGTYLVILHVPEPLTLSIGSLGQRTFQPAYYVYTGTAKKHLTQRINRHLRKKKTLRWHVDYLREKAASCQALPIRTTERIEHVLAQRLSPLADWVVPGFGCSDCNCTSHLFAFRDNPVRSQPFMEVLQYFRMGRVEERLFAPINPECSAD, from the coding sequence ATGCTTCATACCCATGTAACCAACAAAGTTGTTCAACACCTTCTTGAGACAAATCGAGTGCCCGGTCTTGAAGGCGCCACGATCACGAAGGCAGAAGCGACAGTAGGCCATCATCGCTTTGATTTTTTACTTCATCATCAGGGACGGCCTTATATGCTGGAGGTTAAGTCCTGCACTCTCTTTGAAGGTGCTATTGCCATGTTTCCCGATGCTGTTACAGAGCGAGGGCGCAGCCATTTGGAGAGCCTTGCTCAATTGGCGCAAAGCGAAGATATGGGCTGTGGGGTTCTGTTTTTGGTACAGTGGCCGAAGGGACGTTTTTTCTTGCCTGATTACCATTCTGATCTGGCTTTTTCTCAGACCTTTTACGCTTTACGAGACAAAATTGACTATAAAGCCTTGGCTGTGACCTGGAATCATGATTTAACTTTAGCGGAAGGTCAAGCTGAATTGGCTATACCCTGGGAGTTTCTATCGGAAGAAATTCAAGATGGCGGGACTTATCTTGTTATACTGCATGTTCCTGAACCATTGACGCTGTCTATTGGTAGCCTTGGTCAAAGAACCTTTCAACCCGCCTATTATGTTTATACAGGTACAGCCAAAAAGCATCTTACCCAGCGTATCAACCGTCATTTGCGCAAAAAGAAAACCCTGCGGTGGCACGTTGACTACCTCAGGGAAAAAGCAGCTTCCTGCCAGGCTCTCCCCATTCGAACGACGGAGCGCATTGAGCATGTACTTGCCCAGCGGCTCTCACCCCTTGCTGACTGGGTCGTACCTGGCTTTGGTTGCTCTGACTGTAATTGCACCAGTCATCTTTTTGCGTTTCGTGATAATCCTGTTCGTTCCCAACCTTTTATGGAAGTTTTGCAATACTTCCGCATGGGTCGAGTAGAAGAGCGGTTGTTTGCACCGATTAATCCGGAGTGCTCTGCCGATTAA
- a CDS encoding homocysteine S-methyltransferase family protein: MIKIFDGAMGTMLQEAGLQPGQCPEKMNIDQPEAVTAIHRLYVEKGAQILETNTFGANRIKLAHYGLSDQVEALCTGAVQAARAACGPTTEVAGSVGSTGKLIAPLGDLTFDEAVEVFREQIGALDRAGVDYIIIETIIDIQEMRAALLAAKEVTTKPVICQLTFGSDGRTVTGTDPQTAAILLEAMGADVIGANCSLGPAQLLPLIETLARSTSKPISIQPNAGMPVLIEGKTVFPMKAEEFASWAPKLAAAGATYIGGCCGTTPEHIEAVQKALQNFQAPPRPERVASSYTALTSRSRTVFLGPDFAPVLIGERINPTGRKALAAEIKEGNWKTVKKDALGQIEAGAQILDVNMGVPGIDQSEAMHKAITELSMLVDAPLAIDTTDVKALEAGLKAYPGRALINSVSAEPERMEEFLPLAKKYGAAILCLPIAPGGLPEKATERVEVAQRIVDAAYEAGLQKQDLLLDPLVLTIATDGKAGKETLETLRLFRQVFRFPTVMGLSNISFGLPRRNLLNATFCTLALEAGLDAPIMNPFDEALRDAIDGAKVLLGHDVQGQAFSIRYSNYEQNKKASGSTFPSGKGPEVATTAVGAEPAEEGDILAQIRKTVVGGEKESIIPLIQEALRQEIEPLRLTEEGLTAAMTEIGEAYGSGRCFLPQVMLAAETMRAAFQTLKQEIPAQAMTSKGKVLMATVKGDVHDLGKNIVSALLENNGFTVIDLGKDVPAEKVVAEAKAQEVDIVGLCALMTTTLPEIDVTIAALKEEGVPCITIVGGAVVTEEYADEAGADGYAPDAVAAVKLAERLLKEKAHGLGN, translated from the coding sequence ATGATCAAAATATTCGATGGTGCCATGGGTACGATGTTGCAAGAAGCTGGCTTACAGCCTGGTCAATGTCCAGAAAAGATGAACATCGATCAACCAGAAGCAGTTACAGCCATTCATCGTCTCTATGTAGAAAAGGGCGCTCAAATTTTAGAAACGAATACCTTTGGCGCCAACCGCATTAAACTGGCGCACTATGGCTTATCGGATCAAGTAGAAGCACTTTGTACAGGTGCTGTGCAAGCAGCCCGTGCAGCCTGCGGCCCTACGACAGAAGTGGCCGGATCGGTAGGCTCTACAGGAAAATTAATTGCACCGCTCGGCGATCTCACTTTTGATGAAGCTGTTGAAGTCTTTCGTGAGCAGATCGGCGCTTTAGATCGAGCCGGCGTTGATTATATTATCATTGAGACGATTATTGATATTCAAGAGATGCGAGCGGCCTTGCTAGCAGCCAAAGAAGTTACGACAAAACCAGTGATTTGTCAGCTCACGTTTGGCTCCGATGGTCGCACCGTTACAGGTACAGATCCCCAGACGGCTGCCATCTTGTTAGAGGCGATGGGTGCTGACGTTATCGGCGCCAACTGCTCTTTAGGGCCAGCCCAACTGTTGCCTTTGATCGAGACACTCGCTCGCTCAACAAGTAAACCCATCAGCATTCAACCGAACGCAGGCATGCCTGTATTGATAGAAGGCAAAACGGTATTCCCTATGAAAGCAGAAGAATTTGCCTCCTGGGCACCGAAGCTAGCTGCAGCCGGCGCCACTTATATCGGTGGTTGTTGTGGTACTACGCCGGAACATATTGAAGCTGTCCAAAAGGCCCTGCAAAACTTTCAAGCACCACCACGGCCAGAGCGGGTAGCCAGCTCTTACACAGCCCTGACGAGCCGCAGTCGTACGGTCTTTCTTGGCCCAGACTTTGCGCCTGTCTTAATTGGAGAGAGAATCAATCCAACAGGTCGCAAAGCCTTAGCCGCTGAAATCAAAGAAGGTAACTGGAAAACTGTTAAAAAAGATGCCTTAGGCCAGATTGAAGCAGGTGCTCAAATTCTTGACGTGAATATGGGCGTACCTGGCATCGATCAAAGCGAGGCTATGCACAAAGCGATTACGGAATTGTCGATGCTCGTCGATGCCCCCTTGGCCATTGATACGACAGACGTCAAAGCGCTTGAAGCAGGCTTGAAAGCCTACCCAGGGCGAGCTCTTATTAACTCTGTCAGTGCAGAGCCAGAGCGTATGGAAGAATTTCTTCCACTCGCCAAAAAATACGGTGCAGCCATCCTTTGTCTGCCCATTGCACCAGGTGGACTGCCTGAAAAGGCCACAGAACGGGTCGAAGTCGCCCAGAGAATTGTCGATGCAGCCTACGAGGCAGGCTTACAAAAGCAAGATCTACTCTTAGATCCGCTGGTCTTAACGATTGCAACAGATGGAAAAGCAGGGAAAGAGACCTTAGAAACACTGCGACTCTTCCGTCAAGTCTTCCGATTCCCCACCGTAATGGGCTTAAGCAATATCTCTTTCGGCTTGCCAAGGCGCAATCTCTTAAATGCTACTTTCTGCACCCTAGCCCTTGAAGCAGGACTCGATGCACCGATTATGAATCCTTTCGATGAAGCGTTGCGAGATGCCATTGATGGCGCCAAAGTGTTACTCGGCCATGATGTGCAGGGGCAAGCTTTCAGCATACGCTATAGCAACTATGAACAAAACAAAAAAGCGAGCGGCTCGACCTTCCCTTCCGGCAAAGGCCCTGAAGTAGCAACGACAGCAGTAGGGGCAGAACCGGCAGAAGAAGGCGATATTCTTGCCCAGATTCGCAAAACCGTCGTAGGCGGAGAAAAAGAAAGCATTATTCCACTGATCCAAGAAGCTTTGCGTCAAGAGATCGAACCTTTGCGCCTTACCGAAGAAGGACTCACCGCGGCCATGACAGAGATTGGTGAAGCCTACGGCAGCGGACGCTGTTTCTTGCCACAGGTTATGCTAGCGGCAGAGACGATGCGTGCTGCTTTCCAGACGCTGAAACAAGAAATCCCAGCCCAAGCGATGACAAGCAAAGGCAAAGTCTTAATGGCCACCGTTAAAGGAGACGTACACGACCTTGGAAAGAATATTGTTTCAGCATTGCTAGAAAACAATGGCTTTACAGTTATCGATCTCGGCAAAGATGTGCCTGCTGAAAAAGTCGTAGCCGAAGCAAAAGCACAAGAAGTCGATATTGTAGGCCTTTGTGCTCTCATGACAACGACACTGCCAGAAATCGATGTAACCATTGCAGCTCTGAAAGAAGAGGGCGTACCTTGTATCACCATTGTAGGTGGTGCTGTTGTTACAGAAGAGTATGCTGACGAAGCGGGAGCAGACGGTTATGCGCCTGACGCTGTCGCTGCGGTGAAGTTAGCTGAAAGGCTGCTTAAAGAAAAAGCACATGGCCTGGGGAACTAG
- a CDS encoding methionine synthase yields the protein MALYRFPLTKIDIEETRRYAGLTKAGEAFPEKLLEAACQEGLLHIEGRATWTSYPYNRKDGTIDSKAPFLLQGEGIRHHLAKAEEVVVLAATIGPGLEEAVEEHFAAGRYSHALLLDAAGTTAIEAIANQANRLIEEEAARRGYEATWRFSPGYGDWDLEVQASLLALIEASKLPLQLTSRSMLQPQKSITAIIGLFPRESMKDKEIIAKKNCRNHCQSCNQPNCPARKETQ from the coding sequence ATGGCTTTATACCGTTTTCCTCTTACCAAAATAGACATCGAAGAAACACGTCGCTATGCTGGTCTGACAAAAGCAGGAGAAGCCTTTCCTGAAAAGTTGCTAGAGGCGGCTTGTCAGGAAGGGCTTCTCCACATTGAAGGAAGAGCGACGTGGACAAGCTATCCTTATAATAGGAAAGACGGCACGATCGACAGCAAGGCGCCCTTTCTTTTGCAAGGCGAAGGGATACGTCATCACCTAGCCAAAGCTGAAGAAGTGGTCGTACTCGCAGCTACCATCGGTCCCGGTCTAGAAGAAGCGGTAGAAGAACATTTTGCGGCCGGTCGCTATAGCCATGCTCTGCTCCTTGATGCGGCAGGAACGACAGCCATAGAAGCCATCGCCAATCAAGCCAATCGTTTGATTGAAGAAGAAGCAGCACGAAGAGGCTATGAAGCAACTTGGCGCTTTAGCCCTGGTTATGGAGACTGGGATCTTGAAGTACAAGCATCTTTATTGGCTTTAATAGAAGCTTCAAAGCTACCTCTTCAGCTAACGAGTCGCTCCATGTTGCAACCTCAGAAATCAATAACGGCTATCATTGGCTTGTTTCCAAGAGAGTCAATGAAGGACAAGGAAATAATCGCCAAGAAAAACTGTCGAAATCACTGCCAAAGCTGTAATCAGCCAAACTGTCCCGCTAGAAAGGAGACCCAGTAA